The DNA window CGCGGCACCTGGCAAGGTCGCGCGTGAAAAACGGTGGCCAGCGGCGGGTATATGCGGTTCGCGCCGCCGGCGTCGGCATCGGCTCTTGCACCGCCGCCAACCCGGCGGCTATGGTTCGTGGGGACAATATCGGACAAGTGTCCACTTGAAGTTGTGCGGGTCAGCCCCGCGGTCTGCCACGCGAAGACGGGAGCGCGACATGGCCTTACTGGCCGAGAGCGTGAGTGAACTTTTCATCGACGGCAAGATGTCGGCCGGCAGCGCCGGCACCTTCCCGACGATCAACCCGGCGACCGAGGAGGTGCTCGGTGTGGCCGCCGACGCCGGCCCCGACGACATGGGCCGCGCCATCGACGCCGCGCGGCGCGCCTTCGACGACACCGACTGGTCGCGCGACACCGCATTGCGGGTGCGCTGCGTGCGCCAGCTGCGCGAGGCGATGCAGCAGCATCTCGAAGAGCTGCGCGATCTGACCATCGCCGAAGTCGGGGCGCCGCGGATGCTCACCGGCATCGCCCAGCTCGAGGTCCCGGTCAACGACCTCGCGTTCGCCGCCGACACGGCCGAATCCTACGAGTACAGCCAGGATCTCGGCGAGGCGTCACCGATGGGCATCCCCACCCGGCGCACCATCGCCCGGGAGGCGGTCGGCGTCGTCGGCGCCATCACCCCGTGGAATTTTCCCCACCAGATCAACCTCGCCAAGATCGGGCCGGCGCTGGCCGCCGGCAACACCGTCGTCCTCAAGCCCGCGCCCGACACCCCGTGGTGTGCGGCGGTGCTGGGGGAACTCATCGCCGAGCACACCGACTTCCCGCCCGGCGTCATCAACATCGTCACCTCCAGCGACCACCGCGTGGGCGCGTTGCTGGCCAAAGACCCTCGGGTGGACATGATTTCGTTCACGGGGTCGACCGCCACCGGCCGCAGCGTGATGGCCGACGGCGCCGCGACCATCAAGAAGGTCTTCCTCGAGCTGGGTGGCAAGTCGGCGTTCGTCGTGCTCGACGACGCCGACCTGGGCGGTGCGGTGGGTGTGGCGGGGTTCTCGGTGTGCATGCACGCCGGGCAGGGCTGCGCGATCACCACCCGGCTGGTGGTGCCGCGGGCACGGTATGACGAAGCCGTCTCGATCGCCGCCGCCACCATGGCCGGGATCAAGGCCGGCGACCCCACCGACCCCGGAACGATTTGCGGGCCGGTGATTTCGGCCCGCCAGCGCGACCGGATTCAGGGCTACCTCGACTCCGCGATCGCCGAGGGCGGGACGTTCGCGTGCGGCGGCGGCCGGCCGGCCGACCGGGACGTCGGCTTCTTCATCGAGCCCACCGTGATCGCGGGCCTGGGCAACGACGCTCGCTGCGCGCGCGAGGAGATCTTCGGCCCGGTCCTCACGGTGATCCCGCACGACGGCGACGAGGACGCGGTTCGCATCGCCAACGACTCGCCGTACGGGCTGTCGGGCACCGTGTTCGGCGCCGACCCGCAGCGGGCGGCGCGGGCGGCCGCGCGCATCCGCGCGGGCACGATCAACGTCAATGGCGGCGTGTGGTATTCGGCCGATGCGCCGTTCGGTGGCTACAAGCAGTCCGGAAACGGTCGCGAGATGGGTCTGGCCGGTTTCGAGGAGTACCTGGAAATCAAGACCATCGCCACGGCAATCAACTAGAGGAGCCTGAAGAGCATGCGGTTCGAGAACAAAGTCGCCATCGTCACCGGGTCCGGGGGCGGGATCGGCCAGGCGTACGCCGAGGCGCTGGCCCGCGAGGGCGCCGCGGTCGTGGTGGCCGACATCAAGGCCGAGGCCGCCGAGGCGGTGGCCAAGCAGATCGTCGCCGACGGCGGCACGGCCCTGGCCGTCGGAGTCGACGTGGCCGACCCCGCCTCGGCCAAAGCCATGGCCGACCGCACGCTGGCCGAGTTCGGCGGCATCGACTACCTGGTGAACAACGCCGCGATCTTCGGCGGCATGAAACTGGACTTCCTGGTCACCGTCGACCCCGAGTACTACAAGAGGTTCATGAGCGTGAACCTCGACGGCGCGCTGTGGTGCACCCGCGCGGTGTACAAGAAGATGGCCAAGCGCGGCGGCGGGGCGATCGTCAACCAGTCGTCCACCGCCGCGTGGCTGTACTCCAACTTCTACGGCCTGGCCAAGGTCGGTATCAACGGCTTGACCCAGCAGCTCTCGCGGGAGCTGGGCGGCCAGAACATCCGGATCAACGCGATCGCGCCCGGACCGATCGACACCGAGGCCAACCGCACCACCACGCCCCAGGAGATGGTCGCCGACATCGTCAAGGGTCTTCCGTTGTCGCGCATGGGAACTCCCGAGGACCTCGTGGGGATGTGCCTGTTCCTGCTGTCGGATGAGGCCGCCTGGATCACCGGGCAGATCTTCAACGTCGACGGCGGACAGATCATCCGGTCATGAGCAACGAACTGCGACTCGGCTACATCGGCCTGGGCAACATGGGCGCGCCGATGGCCACCAAGATGACCGAATGGCCTGGCGGGGTAACGGTTTACGACATCCGGGCGGAGGCGATGACGCCGCTGGCCGAAAAGGGCGCCAGCCTGGCCGACAGCGTCGGCGACGTCGCCGCCGCCGCCGACATCGTGCACATCACCGTGCTCAACGACGAACAGGTGCGCGAGGTCGTCGGTGAGCTGGCCGGCCACGCGCAGCCCGGCACGGTCGTCGCGATCCACTCGACGATCAGCGACACCACCGCCGTCGAACTGGCCGCCGCGTACGGACCGCAGGGCATTCACGTCGTCGACGCGCCCGTGAGCGGCGGGGCCGCCGCCGCGGCCAGGGGCGAGCTCGCCACCATGGTGGGCGCCCAACGCGAGGTGTACGAGCGGATCAAGCCGGCCTTCAAACACTGGGCGGCGATGGTGATCCACGCCGGCGAGCCGGGTGCCGGCACGCGGATGAAGCTCGCCCGCAACATGTTGACGTTCACCTCCTACGTCGCGGCCTGTGAGGCGATGAAACTCGCCGAGGCGGCGGGACTGGATCTGCAGGCGCTGGGCCGGGTGGTGCGTCACACGGACGCGTTGACGGGTGGGCCCGGGGCGATCATGGTGCGGGAGAACATGAAAGACCTCGAACCGGACAACTTCCTGTACCAGCCTTTCCTGCACACCCGCGGGCTGGGCGAGAAGGACCTGAGCCTGGCGCTGGGTCTGGGCGAGGCGGTATCGGTCGACCTGCCCCTGGCCCGGATCGCCTACGAGCGGTTGGCCGCCGGACTCGGGGTACCACACACGGAGGAAGGGTCGTAATGGACGAATTGCGCCGCAAGGGCCTCGAGAAGATGAACGAGGTCTACGGCTGGGAGATGCCCAACATCGAGGGTGACCCGTACTTCGACCTGACCGTCGACCACCTGTTCGGCAGCATCTGGACGCGCCCGGGGCTGTCGATGCGCGACAAGCGGATCATGACGCTGACGGCGGTGACCGCGGTCGGAAGTCGCGACCTGGCCGAGATCCAGATCAACGCCGCGCTGCTCAACGAGGAACTCACCGAGGACGAACTCAAAGAGATGGCCGTGTTTCTCACCCACTACCTCGGCTTCCCGCTGGGCTCGGCGTTCAACGGCGCCGTCAGCACCGTGGTGGCCAAGCGCAAGAAGGCCGCCGCCAAGGGCGGCGGCGAGGACAAGAAGGCCAACGTGGACGCCGCGCTGAAGATGCACTCGGGCGAATCCGGCGGCTAGGACGGCCGGGGTAACGTCACCGCCATGACTGTCACCGACATCGCCCTGACCACCCTCGACGGGCGCCAGACATCGCTGGCCGACTACGCCGACCGCGCGGTGCTGGTGGTCAACGTCGCGTCCAAATGCGGGCTGACCCCGCAGTACAGCGCGCTGGAAAGGCTCGCGCGGGACTACGCCGAGCGCGGTCTGACGGTGATCGGGGTGCCCTGCAACCAGTTCATGGGCCAGGAGCCCGGCACCGCCGAGGAGATTCAGACCTTCTGCTCCACGAATTACGGTGTGACGTTCCCGCTGATGGCCAAGACCGAGGTCAACGGGCCGGACCGGCATCCGCTGTACGCGGAGCTGACCAAGACGCCCGACGCCGCCGGCGAAGCCGGTGACGTGCAATGGAACTTCGAGAAGTTCCTCATCGCCCCCGGCGGGGCGGTGGTGAGACGCTTCCGGCCACGCACGGAGCCCGATGCGCCGGAGCTCGTCGAGGCCATCGAGGCCGTACTGCCGAGGTAGCCGATCGCCTGCCGGCCGGCCCGCTAGAGTGACGAGTCGTGCGCGTCCTGGTGATCGGTTCCGGTGCCCGTGAACATGCGCTGCTGCTGGCGCTGCAGAGAGATCCAGAGGTCACCGGGCTGGCCGTCGCTCCGGGCAACGCCGGCACGGCCCGGATCGCCGAGCAGCACGACGTCGACGTCACCTCCAACGACGACGTCGTCGCCCTGGCGCGCGCCGTCCGCGCCGACCTGGTCGTCGTCGGCCCCGAGGTTCCGCTGGTGCTGGGGGTGGCCGACGCCCTGCGCGCCGCCGGCATCGTGTGCTTCGGGCCCAGCCGGGACGCCGCCCGCATCGAAGGCTCCAAGGCGTTCGCCAAGGACGTGATGGCCGCGGCGGGCGTGCGCACCGCGGCCAGTGAAATCGTCGATACCCCAGCGCGTCTGGATGCCGCGCTGGACAGGTTCGGACCGCCGGCCGGCGACCCCGCCTGGGTGGTCAAAGACGACCGCCTGGCCGCCGGCAAGGGTGTGGTGGTGACCGCGGACCGCGAGGTTGCGCGTGCCTACGCTGCCTCGTTGCTGGAGGCCGGCCACCCGGTGTTGCTCGAGTCGTTC is part of the Mycobacterium sp. HUMS_12744610 genome and encodes:
- a CDS encoding aldehyde dehydrogenase, encoding MALLAESVSELFIDGKMSAGSAGTFPTINPATEEVLGVAADAGPDDMGRAIDAARRAFDDTDWSRDTALRVRCVRQLREAMQQHLEELRDLTIAEVGAPRMLTGIAQLEVPVNDLAFAADTAESYEYSQDLGEASPMGIPTRRTIAREAVGVVGAITPWNFPHQINLAKIGPALAAGNTVVLKPAPDTPWCAAVLGELIAEHTDFPPGVINIVTSSDHRVGALLAKDPRVDMISFTGSTATGRSVMADGAATIKKVFLELGGKSAFVVLDDADLGGAVGVAGFSVCMHAGQGCAITTRLVVPRARYDEAVSIAAATMAGIKAGDPTDPGTICGPVISARQRDRIQGYLDSAIAEGGTFACGGGRPADRDVGFFIEPTVIAGLGNDARCAREEIFGPVLTVIPHDGDEDAVRIANDSPYGLSGTVFGADPQRAARAAARIRAGTINVNGGVWYSADAPFGGYKQSGNGREMGLAGFEEYLEIKTIATAIN
- a CDS encoding SDR family oxidoreductase encodes the protein MRFENKVAIVTGSGGGIGQAYAEALAREGAAVVVADIKAEAAEAVAKQIVADGGTALAVGVDVADPASAKAMADRTLAEFGGIDYLVNNAAIFGGMKLDFLVTVDPEYYKRFMSVNLDGALWCTRAVYKKMAKRGGGAIVNQSSTAAWLYSNFYGLAKVGINGLTQQLSRELGGQNIRINAIAPGPIDTEANRTTTPQEMVADIVKGLPLSRMGTPEDLVGMCLFLLSDEAAWITGQIFNVDGGQIIRS
- a CDS encoding NAD(P)-dependent oxidoreductase, yielding MSNELRLGYIGLGNMGAPMATKMTEWPGGVTVYDIRAEAMTPLAEKGASLADSVGDVAAAADIVHITVLNDEQVREVVGELAGHAQPGTVVAIHSTISDTTAVELAAAYGPQGIHVVDAPVSGGAAAAARGELATMVGAQREVYERIKPAFKHWAAMVIHAGEPGAGTRMKLARNMLTFTSYVAACEAMKLAEAAGLDLQALGRVVRHTDALTGGPGAIMVRENMKDLEPDNFLYQPFLHTRGLGEKDLSLALGLGEAVSVDLPLARIAYERLAAGLGVPHTEEGS
- a CDS encoding carboxymuconolactone decarboxylase family protein, translating into MDELRRKGLEKMNEVYGWEMPNIEGDPYFDLTVDHLFGSIWTRPGLSMRDKRIMTLTAVTAVGSRDLAEIQINAALLNEELTEDELKEMAVFLTHYLGFPLGSAFNGAVSTVVAKRKKAAAKGGGEDKKANVDAALKMHSGESGG
- a CDS encoding glutathione peroxidase encodes the protein MTVTDIALTTLDGRQTSLADYADRAVLVVNVASKCGLTPQYSALERLARDYAERGLTVIGVPCNQFMGQEPGTAEEIQTFCSTNYGVTFPLMAKTEVNGPDRHPLYAELTKTPDAAGEAGDVQWNFEKFLIAPGGAVVRRFRPRTEPDAPELVEAIEAVLPR